One segment of Pandoraea pnomenusa DNA contains the following:
- a CDS encoding VOC family protein, whose protein sequence is MTRLPAPVLDHVVVNVKGDLDGALDLYRRLGFSLTPRGHHSLGSSNHLAVFGENYLELLGYEAGKSTARPDVMQAPLGLTGLCFKTDDVQRVFETLQARGVAMERPLTFFRPVALPDGTTDDARFRTVRLGIDLVRNGRAFFCHHLTPEHVWHDAWREHPNGVTDIAGYVFTSPNPAVTAALYDRVFGPGVLEAAGTLGYSMRAGRARVHFYTPAEAAERFGKLEVTDDGSERGVALILRTRSLARTRTTLSERGVPHTTRDDGSVLVAAADGFHVALQFVEEQHGS, encoded by the coding sequence ATGACCCGGCTCCCCGCGCCCGTGCTCGATCATGTCGTCGTCAACGTCAAGGGCGACCTGGACGGCGCGCTCGACCTCTACCGCCGCCTGGGTTTCTCGCTCACCCCCCGAGGACACCACTCGCTGGGCAGCAGCAACCACCTCGCCGTTTTCGGCGAGAACTACCTCGAACTGCTCGGTTACGAAGCCGGCAAGTCGACGGCCCGCCCCGATGTGATGCAGGCACCGCTCGGCCTCACAGGGCTGTGCTTCAAGACGGACGACGTACAGCGAGTGTTCGAAACGTTACAGGCACGCGGCGTGGCCATGGAGCGGCCGTTGACGTTCTTTCGTCCCGTTGCGTTGCCCGACGGCACGACCGACGATGCCCGTTTTCGCACCGTGCGCCTGGGCATCGATCTCGTGCGCAACGGACGCGCGTTCTTCTGCCATCACCTCACGCCGGAACATGTCTGGCACGACGCGTGGCGCGAGCATCCGAATGGCGTCACCGACATCGCCGGGTACGTGTTCACGTCGCCGAATCCCGCCGTCACGGCCGCGCTTTACGATCGCGTCTTCGGTCCCGGCGTACTCGAAGCCGCCGGCACGCTCGGCTATTCGATGCGAGCCGGCCGTGCCCGCGTGCACTTCTACACCCCGGCCGAAGCCGCCGAGCGCTTCGGGAAGCTCGAGGTCACGGACGACGGCAGCGAGCGCGGTGTCGCACTGATCCTTCGCACGCGCTCTCTGGCACGCACCCGGACGACGCTGAGCGAGCGTGGCGTGCCCCACACCACACGCGATGACGGCTCGGTACTGGTGGCCGCCGCCGACGGCTTTCATGTCGCGCTTCAGTTCGTGGAGGAACAACACGGCAGCTGA
- a CDS encoding amino acid ABC transporter permease, translating to MAIDFSIVREAVPVLLEGLRVTALVSVIGIPLGILIGIVAAYSAQSRTILRPIALGYVELVRNIPYLILVYLSFFGLPKLGVSASAMAVAVGCTAFYTGGYFCEILRAALRSVARGQTHAALSLGMTYWQTQRHIVAPQLFGFLIPPTTSLVIMMFKDSAIFSVMSLPEMTYQSNLLTANTFAYVEVLGTTALIYWASSVLLAGVGRRLENVVGRRTRHV from the coding sequence ATGGCCATTGATTTTTCCATCGTGAGGGAAGCGGTCCCGGTGCTGCTCGAAGGACTGCGCGTGACGGCGCTCGTGAGCGTCATCGGCATTCCGCTGGGGATCCTGATCGGCATCGTTGCCGCGTATTCGGCGCAGTCGCGCACGATCCTGCGTCCCATCGCGCTGGGCTACGTCGAACTCGTGCGCAATATCCCGTACCTGATCCTCGTCTACCTGTCGTTCTTCGGTCTGCCGAAACTGGGCGTGAGCGCGTCGGCCATGGCCGTGGCGGTGGGCTGCACGGCCTTCTACACCGGCGGATATTTCTGCGAAATCCTCCGGGCCGCGTTGAGAAGCGTCGCGCGAGGACAGACGCACGCGGCGCTCTCGCTCGGCATGACCTATTGGCAGACGCAGCGGCATATCGTCGCGCCGCAGTTGTTCGGCTTTCTCATTCCGCCGACGACCAGCCTGGTGATCATGATGTTCAAGGACTCGGCGATCTTCTCGGTGATGAGCCTGCCGGAGATGACCTACCAGAGCAATCTGCTTACCGCAAACACGTTCGCCTACGTCGAAGTGCTCGGCACGACGGCGTTGATCTACTGGGCCAGCAGTGTCTTGCTGGCCGGCGTGGGGCGGCGTCTCGAGAACGTGGTCGGGCGACGTACCCGGCACGTATGA
- a CDS encoding amino acid ABC transporter permease gives MGSMAGVMAPFLEGVVSGTAITLAASAAAFAIGLALGIVLLLMRISSIAALRAVVVLWVSLIRGTPALIHMLIAYYMVPALFDISISPITAGIAALACNTSAYIVEILRGALGTLSHGQRAAAYAMGMRATQVWRHVLLPQVIYRAIPPLTSEFTILLKASSLMSIIAVPELATVARNATLQTDMPLQVFAITAAVYFIALFCISAASRACERRVSRMLPHGH, from the coding sequence ATGGGCAGCATGGCAGGCGTGATGGCGCCGTTCCTGGAAGGCGTCGTATCGGGCACGGCGATCACGCTCGCGGCGTCAGCCGCGGCATTCGCGATCGGCCTGGCGCTCGGGATCGTGCTGCTGCTCATGCGCATCTCGTCCATCGCGGCGCTGCGTGCCGTGGTGGTGCTGTGGGTGAGTCTGATCCGCGGCACGCCGGCGCTGATTCACATGCTGATCGCCTACTACATGGTGCCGGCGCTGTTCGATATCTCGATCTCGCCGATCACGGCCGGCATTGCGGCGCTCGCGTGCAACACGAGCGCATACATCGTCGAGATCCTGCGCGGCGCGCTCGGCACGCTCTCGCACGGGCAGCGTGCGGCGGCGTACGCGATGGGCATGCGCGCCACGCAGGTCTGGCGCCACGTGCTGCTGCCGCAGGTCATCTACCGTGCCATTCCGCCGCTCACCAGCGAGTTCACGATCCTGCTCAAGGCGTCGTCGCTGATGTCGATCATCGCCGTGCCCGAGCTGGCAACCGTGGCCCGCAACGCCACCTTGCAGACCGACATGCCGCTACAGGTGTTCGCGATTACCGCCGCGGTGTATTTCATTGCGCTGTTCTGCATATCGGCCGCCTCGCGCGCATGCGAGCGCCGAGTCTCGAGGATGCTGCCCCATGGCCATTGA
- a CDS encoding amino acid ABC transporter ATP-binding protein — protein sequence MIEIRDVDKWYGSHHVLKQCSTQVAKGEIVVVCGPSGSGKSTLIKTVNALEPIQKGDIVVAGTSLMAASTNLPKLRSKVGMVFQHFELFPHLDITRNLTLAQQIVLGREAATARDKARALLDRVGLSAHAHKYPGQLSGGQQQRVAIARALSMDPMAMLFDEPTSALDPEMVNEVLDVMVELAREGMTMMVVTHEMGFARRVANRVVFMEDGAIVEDSPTDSFFNDAASPAAKRFLSRILAH from the coding sequence ATCATCGAGATACGCGACGTCGACAAGTGGTACGGCTCGCATCACGTGCTCAAGCAGTGTTCCACGCAGGTCGCGAAAGGCGAGATCGTCGTGGTGTGCGGGCCGTCCGGGTCGGGCAAGTCGACGCTGATCAAGACCGTCAATGCGCTGGAGCCGATCCAGAAGGGCGACATCGTCGTGGCGGGCACGTCGCTCATGGCAGCGTCCACGAATCTGCCGAAGCTGCGCAGCAAGGTGGGCATGGTCTTTCAGCATTTCGAGCTGTTCCCGCACCTGGACATCACGCGCAATCTCACGCTGGCCCAGCAGATCGTGCTCGGCCGGGAGGCCGCTACCGCCCGCGACAAGGCGCGCGCGCTGCTCGACCGCGTTGGCCTGTCGGCACATGCCCACAAGTACCCGGGGCAGCTCTCGGGTGGCCAGCAGCAACGCGTGGCGATTGCGCGGGCGTTGTCGATGGACCCGATGGCGATGCTCTTCGACGAACCGACCTCGGCGCTCGACCCGGAGATGGTCAACGAAGTGCTGGACGTGATGGTGGAGCTCGCCCGCGAGGGCATGACGATGATGGTCGTCACGCACGAGATGGGCTTTGCCCGCCGCGTGGCGAATCGGGTCGTGTTCATGGAGGACGGCGCCATCGTCGAAGACAGTCCGACCGACAGCTTCTTCAACGACGCGGCGAGTCCCGCCGCCAAACGTTTCCTTTCCAGGATTCTCGCGCACTGA
- a CDS encoding MFS family transporter, which translates to MRDTATTPAGIDTPPTPEEVRKRVFAIVAASSGNLVEWFDFYIYAFCAIYFAPAFFPSADPTAQLLNTAGVFAAGFLMRPIGGWLFGRIADRNGRKNSMVISVMMMCFGSLLIAALPTYASIGTWAPALLLLARLLQGLSVGGEYGTTATYMSEVALKGRRGFFSSFQYVTLIGGQLLAVLVVVILQQLLSDAELRAWGWRIPFVVGAVTAVVALMLRRTLHETSTNASRSNSEAGTLAGLFRHHKAAFFTVLGYTAGGSLIFYTFTTYMQKYLVNTAGMPIKTASYVMTGCLFVYMCMQPIFGMLSDRIGRRNNMLLFGALGAIATVPILTALKTVQSPTAAFLLICLALAIVSFYTSISGIVKAEMFPIEVRALGVGLAYAVANAIFGGSAEYVALGLKKAGMEPTFYWYVTGMMIVAFLVSLRLPRQAKYLHHEH; encoded by the coding sequence ATGAGAGACACAGCGACAACCCCCGCCGGAATCGACACGCCGCCCACTCCCGAAGAAGTTCGCAAGCGCGTTTTCGCGATCGTTGCGGCATCGTCCGGGAACCTGGTCGAGTGGTTCGACTTTTACATCTATGCGTTCTGCGCGATCTACTTCGCCCCCGCATTCTTCCCGAGCGCCGATCCCACGGCGCAATTGCTCAACACCGCCGGGGTGTTCGCCGCCGGCTTCCTGATGCGCCCCATCGGCGGCTGGCTCTTCGGCCGTATCGCGGATCGCAACGGCCGCAAGAACTCGATGGTCATCTCCGTGATGATGATGTGCTTCGGCTCGCTGCTGATCGCGGCATTGCCGACGTACGCCAGCATCGGCACCTGGGCGCCCGCGCTGCTGCTGCTCGCACGCTTGCTGCAAGGCTTGTCGGTGGGCGGCGAGTACGGCACCACGGCCACGTACATGAGCGAAGTGGCGCTCAAGGGACGCCGCGGCTTCTTCTCCTCGTTCCAGTACGTGACGCTCATCGGCGGACAGTTGCTCGCCGTGCTCGTGGTCGTGATTCTTCAGCAATTGCTGTCCGACGCCGAACTCAGGGCCTGGGGCTGGCGCATTCCGTTCGTGGTCGGCGCGGTCACGGCCGTCGTGGCGCTGATGCTGCGTCGCACGCTGCATGAGACGTCGACGAATGCGAGCCGCAGCAACAGCGAGGCGGGCACGCTCGCGGGTCTGTTCCGTCATCACAAGGCGGCGTTCTTCACGGTGCTCGGCTACACTGCGGGCGGCTCGCTGATCTTCTACACGTTCACGACCTACATGCAGAAGTATCTGGTGAACACGGCCGGCATGCCGATCAAGACGGCCAGCTACGTGATGACCGGCTGCCTGTTCGTCTACATGTGCATGCAGCCGATTTTCGGCATGCTCTCGGACAGGATCGGTCGCCGCAACAACATGCTGTTGTTCGGCGCGCTCGGCGCCATCGCCACGGTACCGATCCTGACCGCGCTCAAGACCGTGCAAAGCCCGACCGCCGCATTCCTGTTGATCTGCCTGGCGCTGGCGATCGTGAGTTTCTACACGTCGATCAGCGGTATCGTGAAGGCCGAGATGTTCCCGATCGAAGTGCGCGCGCTCGGTGTGGGCCTGGCCTACGCGGTCGCCAATGCCATCTTCGGCGGCTCGGCGGAATACGTGGCCCTCGGCCTCAAGAAGGCCGGGATGGAGCCGACGTTCTACTGGTACGTCACCGGCATGATGATCGTGGCGTTCCTCGTGAGCCTGCGCCTGCCGCGTCAGGCGAAGTACCTTCATCACGAGCACTGA
- the ruvA gene encoding Holliday junction branch migration protein RuvA, whose amino-acid sequence MIGRISGTLLEKNPPHILVDCQGVGYEISVPMSTFFNLPNVGERVTLLTQFIVREDAQLLFGFGSPDERNTFRELLKISGVGARTALAILSGMSVADIAQAVTLQESGRLTKIPGIGKKTAERLLLELKGKLGAQLGTVAGVATPHDHKSDVVNALLALGYSDKEALAAVKSVPEGTGVSEGIKHALKSLSKA is encoded by the coding sequence ATGATTGGCCGCATCTCCGGCACGCTGCTGGAAAAGAATCCGCCGCACATCCTGGTCGATTGCCAGGGCGTGGGCTACGAAATATCGGTGCCGATGAGCACCTTCTTCAATTTGCCGAACGTTGGCGAGCGCGTCACGCTGCTCACCCAGTTCATCGTGCGCGAGGACGCCCAACTGCTGTTCGGCTTCGGCTCGCCCGACGAGCGCAACACGTTTCGCGAGCTGCTCAAGATCTCGGGCGTCGGCGCGCGCACCGCGCTGGCGATCCTCTCGGGCATGAGCGTTGCGGACATCGCACAGGCCGTGACGCTGCAGGAGTCGGGGCGTTTGACCAAGATCCCCGGCATCGGCAAGAAAACGGCCGAACGGCTGCTTCTCGAACTCAAGGGAAAGCTCGGGGCGCAGTTGGGCACCGTGGCCGGCGTCGCAACGCCGCACGATCACAAGAGCGATGTCGTCAACGCGTTGCTCGCACTGGGCTATTCCGACAAGGAAGCGCTTGCCGCCGTCAAGTCCGTGCCTGAAGGCACGGGCGTGTCGGAGGGCATCAAGCACGCACTCAAGTCGCTCTCCAAGGCATGA
- a CDS encoding LysR family transcriptional regulator — translation MDWTHRLRLRNLQMLLTLAETGNMSQSATLLNTTQPGLSKWLKDLEDDIGLPLFERQARGLRPTVYGESLIEHARRIEAQLDTARDDLDAMREGGSGLVAIGTSGASSADTVPLAVLLLLQRMPRVQARVIENTMDRLMNQLAHSEIDIVVGRSAPELQDRNVRAEALYLEPLHFVARARHPVFSLAQVQWEDIQRYRWVVWPRGTPIRNALEAALAEAGYPLPNDTVESNSTILNLTLLNNSDMIGLASHRTASRLQALGALRIVPLRLAGFGAISMYWRDDGANRAAVAAALECLRSAATRSTGDAVIGVTEPR, via the coding sequence ATGGATTGGACCCATCGCCTGCGTCTGCGCAACCTGCAGATGCTCCTGACCCTCGCGGAGACCGGCAACATGAGCCAGTCCGCCACGCTGCTCAACACGACGCAGCCCGGATTGTCGAAGTGGCTCAAGGATCTCGAGGACGATATCGGGCTGCCATTGTTCGAGCGTCAGGCGCGGGGATTGCGCCCGACGGTGTACGGGGAATCCCTGATCGAACATGCGCGCCGCATCGAGGCGCAACTCGATACCGCGCGCGACGATCTCGACGCCATGCGCGAGGGCGGCAGCGGTCTGGTGGCGATCGGCACATCGGGCGCGTCGTCGGCCGACACGGTGCCGCTCGCCGTGCTGCTGCTTCTGCAGCGCATGCCGCGTGTGCAGGCGCGCGTGATCGAGAACACGATGGACCGGTTGATGAATCAGCTCGCGCACAGCGAGATCGATATCGTGGTCGGGCGCTCGGCCCCCGAATTGCAGGACCGCAACGTGCGCGCCGAAGCGCTCTATCTGGAGCCGCTGCACTTCGTCGCCCGAGCCCGGCATCCGGTTTTTTCGCTCGCGCAGGTCCAATGGGAGGACATTCAGCGCTACCGCTGGGTCGTATGGCCTCGCGGCACGCCGATACGCAATGCGCTCGAGGCGGCGCTCGCCGAAGCCGGGTATCCGCTGCCGAACGACACGGTGGAGTCGAACTCCACGATTCTCAACCTGACGCTGCTTAATAACAGCGACATGATCGGGCTGGCGTCGCACCGCACGGCCAGCCGCTTGCAGGCGCTCGGCGCGCTGCGGATCGTGCCGCTGCGACTGGCGGGATTCGGGGCGATCTCGATGTACTGGCGCGACGACGGCGCCAACCGCGCGGCCGTGGCGGCCGCCCTCGAGTGTTTGCGCAGTGCCGCCACGCGTTCGACCGGCGACGCGGTGATCGGCGTCACGGAGCCGAGGTAG
- a CDS encoding RidA family protein: MTHTRIRKFNTRDTYPEQNLDNDLCQAVIAGNTIYLRGQIGQDLDTRESVGIGDVTAQTEKAMANVAMLLDECGSRLADICKVTVYIVDPRYREAVYNVMGRWLKGVFPVSTGIVVQALARPEWLVEIDVTAVKPTA, translated from the coding sequence ATGACGCACACCCGAATTCGCAAGTTCAATACCCGTGACACCTATCCCGAGCAAAACCTCGACAACGACCTTTGCCAGGCCGTCATCGCCGGCAACACGATCTATCTGCGCGGACAGATCGGCCAGGACCTCGATACCCGCGAGTCGGTCGGCATCGGCGATGTCACCGCGCAAACGGAAAAGGCAATGGCGAACGTCGCCATGCTGCTCGACGAGTGCGGCAGCCGGCTCGCCGACATCTGCAAGGTCACGGTCTATATCGTGGACCCGCGCTATCGCGAGGCGGTCTACAACGTCATGGGGCGCTGGCTCAAGGGCGTTTTCCCGGTGTCGACGGGCATCGTCGTGCAGGCCCTGGCGCGGCCGGAATGGCTCGTCGAGATCGATGTGACGGCTGTGAAGCCGACGGCCTGA
- a CDS encoding agmatinase — MTTYTVAPRTGHPTLLYSELDLDIDNLRADIAVLGMPYGAPYAASDFSNDQTNAPSAIRQATDRVVRRPGHYDFDIDGPLLQGRTDIRFVDCGDIIPDLTQPGEHYARAEAAVRRIAAGGAMPIVLGGDHGITTPVLRGLDQKGPITLVHIDAHLDWRDEVNGVREGLSSPIRRASEMAHVEGIVQIGLRAQGSGRPEELVAARAYGAQIVTAYELHDIGMDAVLARIPDGGNYYLTIDADGLDPSTMPAVAGPAPGGVTFVQARKLIHGLVRKGRVVGMDIVEIQPAKDDANQISCITAGRLILNLIGASIRAGHFDK, encoded by the coding sequence ATGACGACTTATACCGTGGCACCCCGAACCGGCCATCCGACGCTGCTGTACTCGGAGCTCGATCTGGACATCGACAACCTCAGGGCCGACATCGCCGTGCTGGGCATGCCTTACGGCGCGCCCTACGCCGCGTCGGACTTCAGCAACGATCAGACCAACGCGCCGTCGGCCATCCGCCAGGCGACCGATCGCGTGGTGCGTCGGCCGGGGCACTACGACTTCGACATCGACGGCCCGCTGCTGCAGGGGCGCACCGACATCCGGTTCGTGGACTGCGGTGACATCATTCCCGATCTGACGCAGCCGGGCGAGCACTACGCGCGCGCCGAGGCGGCGGTGCGCCGGATCGCGGCCGGCGGCGCCATGCCGATCGTGCTGGGCGGCGATCACGGCATCACCACGCCCGTGCTGCGAGGGCTCGATCAGAAGGGACCGATCACGCTCGTGCACATCGACGCGCACCTGGACTGGCGCGACGAAGTCAATGGTGTGCGGGAGGGATTGTCGAGCCCGATCCGGCGCGCCTCGGAGATGGCGCACGTCGAAGGTATCGTGCAGATCGGTCTGCGCGCCCAGGGCAGCGGGCGTCCAGAGGAGCTGGTGGCGGCGCGCGCTTACGGTGCGCAGATCGTAACCGCGTACGAGTTGCACGACATTGGCATGGACGCCGTGCTGGCGCGCATTCCCGACGGCGGCAATTACTACCTCACCATCGACGCCGACGGTCTCGATCCGTCGACCATGCCCGCCGTGGCCGGCCCCGCGCCGGGCGGCGTGACGTTCGTGCAGGCGCGCAAGCTGATTCACGGGCTCGTGCGCAAGGGGCGGGTCGTGGGGATGGATATCGTGGAGATTCAGCCTGCCAAGGACGATGCGAACCAGATCTCCTGCATCACCGCCGGTCGATTGATTCTCAATCTCATCGGTGCATCGATTCGCGCGGGACACTTCGACAAATGA
- a CDS encoding DUF6587 family protein, protein MSPAVQYVVVAVIVVASALSVLRHLLPRQTRAVGRRLFDALARRGVPVPRKWRQAPAPASGCASGCGGCSTSQCATPERTSTVTVHRDVAGRAKTERTVDSARHRPPSG, encoded by the coding sequence ATGTCCCCTGCCGTTCAATATGTCGTGGTCGCCGTGATTGTCGTGGCCAGTGCGTTGTCGGTGCTGCGGCATCTGTTGCCGCGTCAGACCCGGGCGGTCGGCCGCCGACTTTTCGACGCCCTGGCACGACGAGGCGTGCCCGTGCCGCGCAAGTGGCGACAGGCCCCCGCGCCCGCCTCCGGATGCGCTAGCGGTTGCGGCGGTTGCTCCACGTCGCAATGCGCCACGCCGGAACGGACGTCCACGGTCACGGTGCATCGCGACGTGGCAGGACGGGCGAAGACCGAGCGAACCGTGGATTCGGCGCGCCATCGGCCGCCCTCAGGATAA
- a CDS encoding transporter substrate-binding domain-containing protein, whose product MKTCSRRSFVKATLVSGAALALPAVSSLAFAEGGTLADIKKRGKLVVGTEAAYEPFEFVENGQVVGYGHDVLELMAAKLGVRLEQMNLPFQGLLPGLMSHKFDFVATSVGITPERAKRFAFSQPVGVVRSVLMVRADDAAIKQDMDIAGKTIGTQMGSSSQPVADEFEKELKAKTGKGYAGTRLFQAYPDVSNALANKTIDVALMPSNIAAVQMRRQPKVFRIAGTIGQPKLLAWVANPNDLEIRKFINDSLDEFRASGKLAALQTKWFGAPMETPHDNYLPQGAI is encoded by the coding sequence ATGAAGACCTGCTCCAGACGATCCTTTGTAAAGGCGACGCTCGTATCGGGCGCCGCACTGGCCCTCCCGGCCGTTTCCTCGCTGGCGTTCGCCGAAGGCGGCACGCTCGCCGACATCAAGAAGCGCGGCAAGCTCGTCGTGGGAACCGAGGCGGCCTACGAGCCGTTCGAATTCGTGGAAAACGGGCAGGTGGTGGGTTACGGACATGACGTGCTCGAGCTGATGGCCGCCAAACTCGGCGTTCGGCTCGAACAGATGAACCTCCCGTTCCAGGGGTTGCTGCCGGGCCTCATGTCCCACAAGTTCGACTTCGTGGCCACGAGTGTGGGTATCACCCCCGAGCGCGCCAAGCGTTTTGCGTTCAGCCAGCCGGTCGGCGTGGTGCGCTCGGTGCTGATGGTGCGGGCGGACGACGCGGCCATCAAGCAGGACATGGACATCGCGGGCAAGACCATCGGCACGCAGATGGGCTCGTCGTCGCAGCCGGTGGCCGATGAATTCGAGAAGGAACTCAAGGCGAAGACGGGCAAGGGCTATGCTGGTACGCGCCTGTTCCAGGCCTATCCGGACGTGTCGAACGCGTTGGCGAACAAGACCATCGATGTCGCGCTCATGCCCTCGAACATCGCGGCCGTCCAGATGCGTCGGCAGCCCAAAGTCTTTCGCATCGCGGGAACGATCGGGCAGCCCAAGCTGCTTGCGTGGGTCGCCAATCCGAACGATCTCGAGATCCGCAAGTTCATCAACGATTCGCTCGACGAATTCCGTGCGAGCGGCAAACTCGCTGCACTGCAGACGAAGTGGTTCGGTGCACCGATGGAGACGCCGCACGACAACTATCTGCCGCAGGGGGCGATTTGA
- a CDS encoding LysR family transcriptional regulator, with translation MANREFSERDLRSLRIFCAVAQASGFAAAEKQLNMSKASISRHIRDVEETLGARLCERGPSGFVLTHAGKVALELARDALKSLERIRPEIDAVRGVLSGTLSIGMVEHIVSDVGCHIPEALAELKAQAPDVKVELTVMTFNELDLALRERRVQIAIRGMYRREAGFRYQPLFIERHQLYVARHRLKEAARLPLVYRTQPFVHEALNSLGLARGPTASGLEAVAMLVLSGHYVGLLPQYYAASFAKRHALMRVPGGLEYENAISAITEASRPRTRALDLFLELLAQCHRPV, from the coding sequence GTGGCGAATCGGGAATTCAGTGAGCGCGACCTGCGCTCGTTGCGCATCTTCTGCGCCGTGGCGCAAGCGAGCGGATTCGCCGCGGCGGAAAAGCAGCTGAACATGTCCAAGGCGTCGATCAGTCGTCACATCCGGGACGTCGAGGAGACCCTGGGCGCACGTTTGTGCGAGCGAGGGCCCTCGGGATTCGTGCTCACGCATGCGGGCAAGGTCGCGCTGGAACTGGCACGCGACGCACTGAAGTCGCTGGAGCGGATTCGGCCCGAGATCGACGCCGTGCGCGGCGTGCTCTCAGGCACGCTGTCCATCGGCATGGTCGAGCACATCGTGTCGGATGTCGGCTGCCACATCCCGGAAGCGCTCGCGGAACTCAAGGCGCAGGCGCCGGACGTGAAAGTGGAACTGACCGTCATGACGTTCAACGAACTGGATCTCGCGCTGCGCGAGCGCCGCGTGCAGATCGCCATTCGCGGCATGTACCGGCGCGAGGCCGGATTTCGTTACCAGCCGCTGTTCATCGAACGTCACCAGTTGTATGTAGCGCGGCACCGCCTGAAGGAGGCCGCCCGGCTGCCGCTCGTTTATCGAACGCAGCCGTTCGTGCACGAAGCGCTCAACTCGCTCGGCCTCGCACGCGGCCCCACGGCCTCGGGACTCGAAGCGGTGGCGATGCTGGTGCTGTCCGGCCATTACGTCGGTCTGTTGCCGCAGTACTACGCCGCGTCGTTCGCAAAGCGCCATGCGCTCATGCGCGTGCCCGGAGGACTGGAGTACGAAAACGCCATCAGCGCGATCACCGAAGCGTCGCGCCCGAGAACGCGAGCGCTGGATCTCTTTCTCGAGCTTCTGGCCCAGTGCCATCGACCGGTATAA
- a CDS encoding LysR family transcriptional regulator yields MQLRWLEDFVELARTRSFTRAAENRFVTHPAFGRRIRALEEWVGTRLVERSKPLELTAAGTVFLDAATNALDILHSARTQLQDAAPTLENNLKIATGRTLAATFFPDWYDQMVARVGFFSATLSTSGAEEAILRLAAGEVDLLIVYSSAHTRLLIDQERFDWLSVAREVLVPVSALDAKGRARYRLTGGPAPIPWLAFTRTLTLRAVLARHLAEMPNRPMLKPVYQADSYEAILAMARRGTGIAWLPQRLVADDVARGTLAIVGGKDWQIGFDIALYRRAHQPHNVLDAIWQSARQASGDDA; encoded by the coding sequence ATGCAACTGCGATGGCTGGAAGACTTCGTCGAACTCGCGCGCACGCGCAGCTTCACGCGTGCGGCGGAGAACCGCTTCGTCACGCATCCGGCTTTCGGGCGTCGCATCCGCGCGCTGGAAGAATGGGTGGGCACCCGGCTGGTCGAGCGCAGCAAGCCGCTGGAACTCACGGCGGCGGGCACCGTATTTCTCGACGCCGCGACCAACGCGCTCGATATTCTTCACAGCGCTCGCACCCAGTTGCAGGACGCCGCGCCCACGCTGGAAAACAACCTGAAAATCGCCACCGGGCGCACGCTCGCCGCGACATTCTTCCCCGATTGGTACGACCAGATGGTCGCGCGCGTCGGCTTCTTCAGCGCCACGCTGTCCACGAGCGGGGCGGAAGAGGCGATTCTTCGACTGGCGGCGGGAGAAGTGGATCTGCTGATCGTGTATTCGAGTGCGCACACGCGACTGCTCATCGATCAGGAGCGGTTCGACTGGCTCAGCGTGGCGCGTGAAGTGCTGGTGCCGGTCAGCGCCCTGGACGCCAAAGGGCGCGCCAGATACCGTCTGACGGGTGGCCCGGCGCCGATTCCGTGGCTGGCGTTCACGCGCACGCTCACGCTGCGCGCCGTACTGGCCCGCCACCTCGCGGAGATGCCGAACCGCCCGATGCTCAAGCCCGTGTACCAGGCGGATTCCTACGAGGCGATTCTGGCAATGGCACGTCGGGGCACCGGCATTGCGTGGTTGCCTCAGCGTCTGGTGGCCGACGATGTCGCACGTGGCACACTGGCCATCGTCGGCGGCAAGGATTGGCAGATCGGGTTCGACATCGCGCTTTACCGCCGCGCTCACCAGCCGCACAACGTGCTCGACGCCATCTGGCAGAGCGCGCGACAGGCGTCAGGCGACGATGCCTGA